DNA sequence from the Malus domestica chromosome 11, GDT2T_hap1 genome:
CTTTTTTTGCTGCGCAGCTGGCTTGTCCAAGTATCTATCGACTTTGCCTTCTTTCACGAGCTTctctaggtagttcttccaagtgtagcagtcATCGGTTGTGTGACCAGGACCTCGGTGGAATACGCAATACTTGGTGTGGTCCAACTTGGAACTATCTCCCTTTGATTATTTCGGTAGCTTGAACCATGGTTCGTTCTTGATGTCACGAAGAATTTGATGAATCAAAATTAAGAACTTAGAATAGCTCTTGCTTATCAGGCCTTCTTTGGTCGTGGGTCGTTCCTTGCGCTTGGCCTCTTGCCTGCCCTTATTGGGCTACTTCCCGTCCTCCTTCTTTTGAGCAACTGTCGATTCTCTTCGAAGCTGCTCAGGCTCATTTTCTGCTCgtcgagcctcgtcccaaagtgcatgcttctctgccagggCAAAAGAATCTGCTAGAGTtaggtcttctttcatgatcatttaTCCGAACAGTGGGTGGtttgctggaagtcctttttggaaggctgcacttGCTATTGAGTCAACGTTTCCGACaatctttgccttctctactttgaatctTTTTACGTAGGCGCGAAGTGACttctttgggtttttctttacgTTAAACAAGTGAtcggactttttcttgatcgagcgGTAAGACGAGTactctttggtgaaaaccaaggaaagatcatcaaaattctGGATGGACCGCGATGGCAATGTATGAAAACAATCttgtgcctcgccttgtagagtgatGGTGAATATTTTGCACATAAAGGCGTCATTATTCCTGTAAAGGACCATCGCGCTTCGGTAATGCTTCAAGTGTCTTTCTAGATCCCCgtctcctttgaaagatgtgaagtgcggcatgctaaacttgcgtggaggctctgcctgctcgatctcatccgtgaaaggtgacctacttatgttggtcatatcTCGCCTTAGTGTTTCATCAACCATTTCGTTGCGTCGGAAATCACGCATCCGTTCATTGAAAAGCCTTTCTACCTCTTCTTGGATTTGCCTTTGTTAGGGTAGCGGAGCCTTCAGTTGCCCCTAGTCTTTACCTGCCGTCTAGGTTGCTCTTCTACACGCTCGGCTCGTCTATGTCGTGGCTGTGGTGTATAAGATAGATTCCTAGCAGGCAAGGGATTTCTTTACAGGCTACTGGATTGAATGATTGTTTCCTTCCGTTTGTTGGGCTGCCTGTTCCAATGTGATGTGGAGGATACTTCTTGCGGACCTAACTCCGAATGAATGCTTTGCCTGGAAGGCTacccatgttgattatcaaagcgtggccccaaccgtgaatgtatacttacccgtgggcctagtcgagagtgcactcTCCTCCGCGcactaagacgggagtatacgctatcttgaGGGCCCAATTGAGAGTGTGCACTGCCTGAATGCTCGATTTGTGGTTGGTTGAACGACTGTTTTCCAGGACACTGCTTGAAAGGTTCCTCGtctacccttgtcctacttcgggatacttCATCTGGGGCACATTGGATCTCagtgcgttgcaaaagttgattcaccaaggttgtttaTTGTGCAAAGGGGCTCGTCAATTTTATAACTTGTCGGGACAATTTTTGTTCgcaatttggattggaagaactTGGATGGAATGCACCTCTTCGAACAATGAAGGTTGGTTGACTTCGAgtgtgagatttgagttggggaatgtcaaatctgcgaagaaatgtggtgaaaacgCCTCAGCCTCGATGATTGGtctggatggttgagatagtctcgGGCCTACTTGGGAAGCCATGAAAGCAGGCTGGGCTacaggagcaggctggatcacggaaGCAGGCTAGATCATtagagcaggctgggctacgggagcaggctggatcatGGGAGCAAGCTGCTCAATGCgttattagaattttcacttgtggtattttctaaatttctagccattatatttttcttacacgttttatcaaagaacctttgcaagtaaaaaattctaataataaggacgtatgaaaaatattcagatggactagaaaatagagaaaaaacttttttgtgcgagagtcttctacgagtatggatttcagcTCTCAATGagagcaccaatttgtggatgcaaattttcgcctCCTTTGTCTCggaattgcacctacaaaacaattacaccttagggtcaaggccaaatgcctcacacgcccacgatgaatgggggggctttggccgaagaacctctgatgccaatgttagaatttagagagaaaagtgtttagagagtaTTTGGAATTTTAGCAAGAGAGTTGAActagctttttagaagaaatagagtcatatatatagggaatggggTGGCCGGCCCTTAGAGATGAATTTTGGGTGCATTTAGGTGATttaattagcaattaatatattaattaagaataaatatattaattggctaattaacatTATAAAGGGAatgtttttgtgagttttatggTATTATTAGCTAATCAATCAAATAATGGCCgaattgattagctaattaacATCACAAAAAGGCAAGTTATGGTGGaaaaaaatgagggaaatgGCCGGCTCCCTTTGGAGAAGGGATATCCGGCCTTTAGGGtaattttgggcttaaatgatAATTTAATTGGTTGATTAATGAATTATTTaggaattaattcattaattagctaattaatctCCATTTAAATGGAATAATTTAGAGGTTATGAAATAACCACCTAAAATGAGGATGGAAGAAATAacttggaattggttaccttttttgggTATTTTTTACTAGGTTGAAGATGATTACCCGCTACTCGCACATAGGAAACCTGATGCtcctcaagggtattttcgtcttcttcttccaaaaATTCATGTGTTgccttatgattattttttgctctacAACTATACTCAAGGATAATAAATTGAGAATTACCCTGAAGTTTAAGAAGAAAAGTATACAAACTAAGAAACTAGAAAAGATTGTGCAAGCATTGTCTATTGTCTTTGTGAGCAAGTCAACACGAAGTCTACTAATGGACAATAATAGATTACACATTAGTTAAACACGTACAAACCGATTCCTAACCATTTGTGTTAGCGATGAAATATATTTGACAGGTACAATTTTTACAAAAGCGGGAGATGGAGAACCTTGTGACCATACGATAtccattaaacttaattacCACCCTCAAATTGATAATTAAACCCCAGCAACCAGGGGCGGAGCCATCAAGGGACTAGGGTAGTCCCTGGCCCATCCTAACTTCATCTGAGGTGTGAACctcatggaagaagatgaagcaaacgACGTCGTTAAGCtgttttgattttaaatcttttcGGCTGTCTAATGAAACGATAAGTTTGGCAGGGGAGTTTTAAAAGAGATGTGCAATTTTAAAGGGAAAAAGCAACTTCATTTCTGGTTCGATTCTCTCACCTAACAGTAATATACACCCTATAATTTTCTAAAACAACTCACCTTCTTTATTTACAGACTTCtcccccttttccttcttttctacttctttgtattttctttagccTTCCACAGCCTACCTCTTACTTGGTTGTTtgggtttttacattttttttcttcttagtattgaatttaagagaattttttttcagttttgtgaggattacacaaattgcatatgtcaacatgttatgaattcaactttttacacacactcatatatatatatacatatatatatatacacatatatatatatacacatatatatatatacatatttgtgaAAGGCCCCTCCTCATTCAGAattctggctccgccactgccAGCAACCAACACACATCGAGTTTTCTTGAGCCACCTCCTCTCCCATTCCCtcccattttcttctctttttatagaggctgtaCATGATGAACATCCATGAGCACCCaagtttctctccccaaaaacTAATTTATTGGTGTGAAAATTACGAACGGTGATGGCCCCACTTTCCCAGGTTAAAAATTGATTAAACAAATACATCGTCACGCCGCTTCTTCGGGTTGGCTTCTGGATTTCCTTTTCTCATCATTGCCACAAATTCATTGTAATTAATTCGACCGTCCTGCAGAACATTATCCAGAAAATAAATATGTGAATTAGCACCACAATTAATTTCATATAACTTTCTGTATTCAATTAATCAAAACTCATGCATGAACAAATGTTGATATGAAACTTACATTATCAGCGTCAATTTCAGCAATGATTTCTCTGATATCCCTTCCATCATGCATGCCGTAATCGCGGAGGGCTTGCTCTAGTTCTGCCGTCGTGATATACCTGATAACCAGAATGCATTTTGGCAACATTGTTATAAATAAgatgttgatgatgatgagtTATAACCTTACTCACGTGTTATGTAATTGAAATTTAAGAGGattatgaaaaagaaaaagaataaacatCTATTATATGATCTCTACATACCCGCTGTTGTCGGCATCGAAGTGTTGGAAGGCAGTGTAGAGATGTTCTTCTCTATCCATCCGGTTCAGGTGCATTGTTGCTGTGATGAACTCATCATAGTCTATGGTTCCGTTGCGATCAGCATCAGCCTAATAAAAAGACATTAATCAGAACTAAATGTACTAGGAATTAACGTAGTTTATAAAACTAAATTACACGCATGTGTATGTCAATTGAACATGCACATGTAATGCATAAGAAAATAGTACTCACTGCTTCCATTAATTGTTGAGCTTCAAGTTCAGACAGCTTTGTCCCTTGCTTAGCAAGTCCTTGCTTCAGCTCTTCAAGTGTTATTGTTCCACTATTATCTGTATCTATGCCCTTGAACATCTCTTTTAGCCCTATGATTTCTTCCTCTGATAAGCAACCCGCAATTACCTATATAATATACATAAGTATGTTCATTTCAACAAAATTAAGTAACATGCTGAACACGCTTCTTCAACCCATCAGAACTTAAAACATCAAACGCAGATGCGTAGATATATGTTGCATTTATGGTGAAGTGAGCGATAGAGATAAAAGGATGAACGACATACCCGAAGCGCAACTTTCTTGAACTCGTTCATTGCTTTAAATTGTTTAAGCCTGCTGAGCACAGCGTTGTCCAGAGGAATGTCAGGTGCTTCGCCATCCTCCTTAATCCATGGATGATCTGTTGAAAACCATTACATTATATATGTAAAAGCATGTTAGAAATCATGTATGGGATGCATATACTAAATAAAACTTATATATGTAAACGTATGATTACTAAGAACTTGGAAGGCTGTCAATCTCTGTTTGGGGTCTGAATTCAACATCTTCCTTACAAGATCTTTCGCTTGAGTTGATATTGAAGGCCATGGGTCGCTTGAAAAGTTGAGGTGGCCTCGTGAGATGGCATTGAAGATCCCATATTCGGATTCTGTCAATCAATCAATT
Encoded proteins:
- the LOC139189493 gene encoding uncharacterized protein, encoding MRDFRRNEMVDETLRRDMTNISRSPFTDEIEQAEPPRKFSMPHFTSFKGDGDLERHLKHYRSAMVLYRNNDAFMCKIFTITLQGEAQDCFHTLPSRSIQNFDDLSLVFTKEYSSYRSIKKKSDHLFNVKKNPKKSLRAYVKRFKVEKAKIVGNVDSIASAAFQKGLPANHPLFG